The proteins below are encoded in one region of Reichenbachiella sp. 5M10:
- a CDS encoding MFS transporter produces the protein MKDTSMKVGLREKMAYGLGDFASSMFWKLFSMFLLFFYTDIFGISAAAVGTMFLVTRVWDAANDPLMGILSDRTQTRWGKFRPFLLFGAIPFGIVGVLTFTTPDLDSTGKLIYAYVTYTLMMMAYTAVNVPYGSLLAVISSDSNERTALASWRFIGAYSGGMLVTSTATVLVAYFSEGTTQAQGYQTTIALYAVVAAILFGLTFLGTKERLIPTKEQQGSLKNDLKDLAKNKPWFIMLAANICILIFMSLRDGSILFYFKYYVQDQTLSLFGTTYQLTTAVLSSVYMTLWLGSNIIGVVLAKPISARLGKKKTFGYAALVSAFLSMLFFFLEPSQIVVIFGLNVFIGISAGLVMPLGWSMYADIADYSEWKTGRRATGLVFSSSSMSQKFGWTLGGALSGWILAAYGFEANQEQTELSLLGIRLMFSVFAAAGAFVSFLAIQYYKLDEKFMEKVNAELNRNIMEE, from the coding sequence ATGAAAGACACCAGTATGAAGGTTGGGTTGAGAGAGAAGATGGCCTATGGCTTGGGGGATTTTGCGTCTTCTATGTTTTGGAAGCTGTTTTCGATGTTTTTGCTGTTTTTCTACACCGATATCTTTGGGATATCTGCAGCAGCGGTGGGAACCATGTTTTTGGTGACGCGCGTCTGGGATGCCGCCAATGACCCATTGATGGGGATCCTCTCGGACCGCACGCAGACCCGTTGGGGCAAGTTCAGACCCTTTTTGCTCTTTGGAGCGATTCCTTTTGGGATCGTGGGGGTGTTGACTTTCACTACGCCTGACTTGGACAGTACGGGCAAGTTGATCTATGCCTACGTGACTTATACGCTGATGATGATGGCCTACACGGCTGTCAATGTCCCATATGGTTCGTTGCTGGCGGTGATCAGTAGCGACAGCAACGAGCGGACTGCTTTGGCGTCATGGCGGTTCATTGGCGCTTATTCTGGGGGGATGCTGGTGACCTCTACTGCGACCGTACTGGTAGCCTACTTCAGCGAGGGTACGACACAGGCTCAGGGTTATCAAACGACGATCGCACTCTATGCGGTAGTCGCGGCGATCTTGTTTGGACTCACCTTTTTGGGCACCAAGGAGCGACTGATTCCGACCAAGGAGCAGCAGGGGTCGCTCAAAAATGACCTCAAAGATTTGGCAAAGAACAAGCCTTGGTTCATCATGCTGGCGGCCAATATTTGCATCTTGATATTCATGTCGCTGCGAGACGGTTCGATTTTGTTTTACTTCAAGTACTACGTCCAAGACCAAACGCTTAGTCTATTTGGGACGACTTACCAGCTGACGACAGCTGTGTTGTCCTCGGTGTACATGACGCTTTGGCTCGGGTCCAATATCATCGGAGTAGTGTTGGCCAAGCCCATTTCTGCCCGATTGGGCAAAAAGAAGACCTTCGGTTATGCTGCTTTGGTGTCGGCCTTCTTGAGTATGTTATTTTTCTTCTTAGAGCCGTCTCAGATAGTCGTGATTTTTGGACTCAATGTCTTCATTGGGATCAGTGCAGGATTGGTGATGCCGCTCGGTTGGTCGATGTACGCCGATATCGCGGATTATTCAGAGTGGAAGACTGGGCGTAGAGCGACAGGTCTGGTGTTTTCTTCTTCGTCCATGTCGCAGAAGTTTGGCTGGACGTTGGGTGGTGCCTTGTCCGGATGGATATTGGCAGCTTACGGTTTCGAGGCGAATCAAGAGCAAACCGAGCTGTCTTTGTTGGGTATTCGACTCATGTTTAGTGTGTTTGCGGCAGCAGGAGCTTTTGTGTCCTTTTTAGCGATTCAGTATTACAAATTGGATGAAAAATTCATGGAAAAGGTCAATGCGGAGTTGAACAGGAATATCATGGAAGAGTGA
- a CDS encoding glycosidase, whose protein sequence is MSKEHIAAVKQLIADHEAFLATANTPKEEFNGVIQRYQNPIITAKHTPVFWRYDLNPETNPLLMERLGVNVAFNSGAIVFDGKICLAVRVEGDDRKSFFAIAESQNGIDNFRFWDHPITLPETHEPDTNVYDMRLTRHEDGWIYGLFCTERRDPSASDADQSAADAKCGIARTKDLVTWERLADLDSGKNQQRNVVLHPEFIEGKYALYTRPQDGFIEAGKGGGIGWCLIESMDNAKTGAEKIIDPKVYHTIKEVKNGQGPTPIKTDEGWLHLAHGVRNTAAGLRYVLYMFMTSLDDPSEVIHRPGGHFMGPIDEERVGDVSNVLFTNGWIKKDNGEVLIYYASSDTRMHVATSSVAQLVDYCKHTPEDGYRSYASVATRNKLIDSNLAYLKSIGLK, encoded by the coding sequence ATGAGCAAAGAACATATAGCAGCAGTCAAACAACTGATTGCCGATCACGAAGCATTTTTGGCTACAGCCAATACTCCAAAAGAGGAATTCAATGGAGTGATACAGCGCTACCAAAACCCGATCATAACTGCCAAGCATACGCCTGTGTTTTGGCGCTATGATTTGAATCCAGAGACCAATCCTCTACTCATGGAGCGACTGGGAGTCAATGTGGCTTTCAACTCGGGGGCTATCGTCTTTGACGGGAAAATTTGCTTGGCCGTGCGGGTAGAGGGAGACGATCGTAAGTCATTTTTTGCGATCGCAGAGAGTCAAAATGGGATTGATAATTTTCGATTTTGGGATCACCCCATCACTTTGCCTGAGACTCATGAGCCAGACACCAATGTCTACGATATGCGACTCACTCGTCACGAGGATGGGTGGATTTACGGGCTGTTTTGTACGGAGCGGAGAGACCCCTCTGCATCCGATGCAGATCAGTCTGCCGCAGATGCCAAGTGTGGAATCGCTCGTACCAAAGACTTGGTGACTTGGGAGCGATTGGCTGACTTGGATTCTGGCAAGAATCAACAAAGAAATGTGGTACTGCACCCCGAATTCATCGAGGGGAAGTACGCCCTCTATACGCGTCCACAAGATGGATTCATCGAGGCAGGCAAGGGCGGAGGAATCGGCTGGTGCCTCATCGAGAGCATGGACAATGCCAAGACGGGTGCTGAGAAGATCATCGATCCGAAGGTCTATCATACGATCAAAGAAGTGAAAAATGGGCAAGGGCCAACACCGATCAAAACAGACGAAGGCTGGCTGCATCTCGCACACGGTGTACGAAATACCGCTGCGGGTTTGCGTTATGTGCTGTACATGTTTATGACCTCACTGGACGACCCCTCAGAGGTGATCCACAGACCGGGAGGACACTTCATGGGGCCAATCGACGAGGAGCGGGTGGGCGATGTGTCCAACGTACTCTTCACCAACGGATGGATCAAAAAAGACAATGGTGAGGTATTGATCTACTACGCGTCTTCGGATACACGGATGCACGTGGCAACCTCATCGGTCGCGCAGCTAGTGGACTACTGCAAGCACACACCAGAGGACGGATACCGATCCTATGCGAGTGTAGCGACGAGAAACAAACTCATAGATAGCAATTTGGCTTATTTGAAGTCAATAGGATTAAAATAA
- a CDS encoding glycan-binding surface protein, giving the protein MMFKNIKLNYAYSLVLLALMALWSACEEKDDNKLGDEVALYSFGPSVLRGGQLKFIGANLEKVERIILPNNVEVLASEFDSLTSELIVIDVPDNVVEGTIALQVADGEDIVTKTRLSILEPITITSIPETAVRPSTVVTIEGTYLNLITEVVFSTNKSVTTFEEQERGILKVRVPADAGTGPLVLLDDELIPNEITTETDLQVILPSVASITPLTIKAGANITIKGADLDLAMSVEFGGSQIVDSANFVSATATQIVVTVPASTQDGTLKLAAPSTITVESTEALTMVVPVLSTLTPNPAKTGQTLSVTGTDLDLVSQVVFAGDKEGTVQAGGTATAITVEIPADAESGAIEFRTLSGKSVTSEAVDMVRPTIATMTDEAKLNEDITITGTNLDIVKEVWFTGGTMGAIVSATETDLVVTVPVGTNTGVVTLVANNGVEVVSTSALTILADVPVFDGFPSSARSGDMLSLTGEKLNLTNQVIFPGDVYATKFGNRTTEILEVYVPEGVTIGEGKITFTTYSTDVTESTTIDFQGVTPVVDESLVYFNFDDKGSWWGDGAVGSDAAESLDGNYSLLEGAVTTDYKGFFFRNSGDNFPAAAIGTNVDDYYFKFDINVKEALAAGNLKFQLGDYWWTYGPNATTSEGQGNQAVPVTNGWVTVTVNLSDFRNNYGWGDRITDLNAVGDGGFGLAWGEGVTNLNVLMDNLRFEAK; this is encoded by the coding sequence ATGATGTTTAAAAATATAAAATTGAATTATGCCTACTCACTGGTACTGCTAGCGCTTATGGCGCTATGGAGTGCCTGTGAAGAAAAGGATGACAATAAATTGGGCGATGAGGTCGCGTTGTACAGTTTTGGACCTTCTGTTTTACGCGGAGGACAACTCAAGTTCATCGGGGCTAACCTGGAAAAGGTCGAGAGAATCATCTTGCCAAACAATGTGGAGGTTTTGGCCTCTGAGTTTGACAGTTTGACGTCCGAATTGATCGTCATAGATGTGCCAGACAATGTCGTCGAAGGTACCATAGCACTGCAAGTGGCAGATGGAGAGGATATCGTAACCAAAACACGCCTCAGCATACTAGAGCCGATCACGATCACTTCTATCCCGGAGACGGCGGTCAGACCAAGTACTGTGGTTACCATCGAGGGGACCTACCTCAATTTGATCACGGAAGTTGTTTTTTCGACGAACAAGTCGGTGACGACTTTCGAGGAGCAAGAGCGTGGTATATTGAAGGTTCGTGTGCCAGCAGATGCAGGTACGGGACCTTTGGTGTTGCTCGATGACGAACTGATCCCCAACGAGATCACGACGGAGACGGATCTACAGGTGATCTTACCTTCGGTGGCGAGTATCACACCACTGACTATCAAAGCAGGTGCGAATATTACGATCAAAGGTGCAGACCTTGATCTCGCCATGAGTGTGGAGTTTGGCGGCAGCCAGATCGTGGACAGTGCCAACTTCGTGAGTGCTACCGCGACACAAATTGTCGTCACCGTACCTGCTTCTACGCAAGATGGTACACTCAAACTGGCCGCACCCTCGACGATCACGGTAGAGTCCACAGAGGCATTGACGATGGTCGTGCCGGTATTGAGTACGCTCACGCCAAATCCTGCCAAAACAGGGCAGACGCTCTCAGTGACAGGTACAGACTTGGACTTGGTGAGTCAGGTCGTATTTGCGGGAGACAAGGAAGGTACAGTCCAAGCAGGCGGTACAGCCACGGCTATTACTGTGGAGATACCGGCAGATGCAGAGAGTGGAGCGATAGAGTTTCGTACATTGTCTGGCAAGTCCGTGACTTCTGAAGCGGTCGACATGGTCAGACCCACGATAGCGACGATGACCGACGAGGCAAAACTCAACGAGGACATCACGATCACAGGGACCAATTTGGATATAGTGAAAGAAGTTTGGTTTACAGGAGGCACGATGGGGGCTATCGTATCGGCCACCGAGACGGACCTCGTAGTGACCGTGCCTGTAGGGACCAATACTGGTGTAGTGACTTTGGTAGCTAACAATGGTGTAGAGGTAGTATCAACGAGTGCTTTGACTATTCTGGCTGATGTGCCTGTATTTGATGGGTTTCCGTCAAGTGCGCGATCAGGAGATATGTTGTCTTTGACTGGTGAAAAATTGAATTTGACCAATCAGGTGATATTTCCAGGCGATGTATATGCAACCAAATTTGGCAACAGAACGACTGAGATACTCGAGGTGTATGTTCCTGAAGGGGTAACCATCGGTGAAGGTAAAATCACGTTTACCACGTATAGTACCGATGTGACCGAATCTACCACCATCGACTTTCAAGGGGTCACTCCTGTGGTTGATGAATCTTTGGTCTATTTCAACTTTGACGACAAAGGTTCTTGGTGGGGAGATGGTGCAGTAGGGTCTGATGCAGCTGAAAGTTTGGATGGTAATTATTCATTGCTTGAGGGTGCTGTGACGACTGATTATAAAGGATTTTTCTTTAGAAATAGTGGAGATAACTTTCCTGCAGCAGCAATTGGTACCAATGTGGACGATTATTATTTCAAGTTTGATATCAATGTCAAGGAGGCTCTCGCAGCAGGTAACTTGAAATTCCAATTGGGTGACTACTGGTGGACATATGGTCCAAATGCAACTACCTCAGAGGGGCAAGGAAATCAGGCTGTACCAGTGACCAATGGATGGGTTACTGTAACCGTTAATCTATCAGATTTCCGTAACAACTATGGATGGGGAGATCGAATTACTGATCTCAATGCCGTCGGTGATGGAGGATTTGGCTTGGCTTGGGGCGAAGGTGTCACTAACCTAAATGTTCTGATGGATAACCTAAGGTTTGAAGCAAAATAA
- a CDS encoding glycan-binding surface protein → MKSIHRYTLLLLMAVIIAGLYSCTEEESGGSPMIGYIRVTKPESSDSLVSAAGQGQMVAIIGENLENVVRLFFNDQGASLDPSFITSTSVITRVPSRIPTDITNQMTMVFRNGDSLKYDFTVDISAPQIDRFKSEYVNDGDVAVIYGDYFYEPVEVTFEGGIVAEILSVESDEIQVRVPTGAQSGPVSVASNFGLTKSGVYFRDDRNIIASFDGTFNGMWRGTDFVVSSDADIANIAGDFIRVNRGAQGAYPYIEVYGGPAESDTNLETRNIPADAFTNPDGYTLKFELNTLETFVGATMRLYLGDADGTEFGDARNDIYYPWESNVDTKGEWQTISIPWVDVYEANQSFPYNAAGYGMYIYFHGANPAIYNIGMDNFRVVPN, encoded by the coding sequence ATGAAATCTATACATAGATATACATTGCTCTTGCTGATGGCGGTGATCATCGCAGGGCTATACAGCTGTACAGAAGAGGAGTCGGGTGGCTCCCCGATGATTGGCTATATCCGAGTGACGAAACCCGAATCGTCAGATTCTCTCGTTTCGGCCGCTGGCCAAGGACAAATGGTCGCGATCATTGGTGAAAACTTAGAAAACGTGGTGCGCCTGTTCTTCAATGATCAAGGGGCCTCATTGGATCCGTCCTTCATCACGAGTACGTCGGTGATTACGAGGGTTCCGTCACGAATCCCTACGGATATTACCAATCAAATGACGATGGTATTTCGAAACGGAGATTCGTTGAAGTACGATTTTACGGTAGATATCAGTGCGCCTCAAATCGATCGCTTCAAAAGTGAGTATGTCAACGACGGTGACGTAGCAGTCATCTACGGGGATTACTTTTATGAGCCGGTAGAGGTGACTTTCGAAGGAGGAATCGTAGCAGAAATCTTGTCTGTCGAGTCAGATGAGATTCAGGTGAGAGTGCCTACGGGGGCTCAGTCTGGACCGGTTTCGGTAGCGTCCAATTTTGGGTTGACCAAATCAGGCGTCTATTTCCGCGATGATCGAAACATCATCGCTAGTTTTGATGGGACATTCAACGGCATGTGGAGAGGGACCGATTTTGTGGTGTCTTCTGATGCAGATATTGCCAATATAGCTGGAGATTTTATTCGTGTCAATAGAGGCGCGCAAGGAGCCTACCCATACATAGAAGTCTATGGAGGTCCGGCCGAAAGTGATACCAATCTTGAAACGAGAAACATCCCGGCAGATGCGTTTACCAACCCGGATGGTTACACACTCAAGTTCGAGCTCAATACACTGGAAACTTTCGTAGGAGCAACCATGCGCTTGTATCTTGGTGATGCAGACGGCACTGAATTCGGAGATGCTCGAAACGACATCTACTATCCGTGGGAGTCTAATGTCGACACCAAAGGAGAATGGCAGACGATCAGTATTCCGTGGGTGGATGTGTATGAGGCCAACCAGAGTTTTCCATACAATGCCGCAGGATACGGGATGTACATCTACTTCCATGGGGCAAACCCCGCCATTTATAACATCGGTATGGACAACTTCCGAGTAGTTCCTAACTAA
- a CDS encoding glycoside hydrolase family 26 protein produces MEKHTLKIFASVLILASMLAVMPALAQYDLLDHKATKETKNLFNNLIKIADGQIMFGHQDDMAYGVGWEKIEGKSDVKDIVGSFPAVHGWDLGRIKTGKSLDGISIDDMREWMKSIYTRGGINTISLHWDNFATGGNSWDLTPAVKHILPGGSAHERYVQQLDELADFIQSVKVGKTMVPMIFRPFHEHNGDWFWWGKGLCTEEEYIAIWKFTVDYLRDEKKLHNLIYAFSPDASRMGTTNLEAGYLYGYPGDDYVDMLGIDDYWNVGRDANKLSLDEQKAVFVEILELVTRLADDKGKATAITETGLESITNPDWFDAHILSPIKSSDKIKMSYVLVWRNANEKHHYAPYPGHASVDGFKKFCADDAVLMEDDLNGMYRK; encoded by the coding sequence ATGGAAAAGCATACATTGAAAATTTTCGCTTCTGTACTCATACTAGCTTCCATGCTAGCAGTCATGCCTGCTTTGGCACAGTACGATCTTCTCGATCATAAAGCGACCAAAGAAACCAAAAATCTCTTCAACAACCTGATCAAGATTGCCGACGGTCAGATCATGTTTGGACACCAAGACGACATGGCCTATGGAGTCGGTTGGGAAAAGATCGAAGGGAAGTCTGACGTCAAAGACATCGTCGGTTCGTTTCCCGCTGTGCACGGTTGGGATCTCGGACGCATCAAGACAGGCAAAAGTTTGGATGGCATATCCATAGATGACATGCGGGAGTGGATGAAGAGCATCTATACTCGTGGAGGCATCAACACGATTTCCCTGCACTGGGACAACTTCGCTACGGGAGGCAACTCGTGGGATTTGACTCCAGCAGTCAAGCATATTCTGCCCGGAGGCTCAGCACACGAGCGATATGTGCAGCAGCTCGACGAACTTGCGGACTTCATTCAGTCTGTCAAAGTAGGCAAGACGATGGTGCCGATGATCTTCAGACCTTTTCATGAGCACAATGGCGATTGGTTTTGGTGGGGGAAAGGCCTCTGTACCGAAGAAGAGTACATCGCTATATGGAAGTTTACGGTAGACTATCTCCGCGATGAAAAGAAATTGCACAACCTGATCTATGCTTTCTCTCCTGATGCGAGCCGCATGGGGACGACCAACCTCGAAGCGGGTTACCTATACGGCTATCCGGGCGATGACTATGTAGATATGCTCGGTATCGATGACTACTGGAACGTCGGCCGTGATGCCAACAAGCTCAGTCTAGATGAACAAAAAGCTGTGTTTGTAGAAATACTCGAACTTGTCACGCGCTTGGCAGATGACAAGGGCAAGGCGACAGCCATCACAGAGACAGGGTTAGAGTCGATCACCAATCCTGATTGGTTCGATGCGCATATCCTCAGCCCGATCAAGTCTTCGGATAAGATCAAAATGTCCTATGTGTTGGTATGGAGAAATGCCAACGAAAAACATCACTACGCACCCTACCCAGGACATGCCTCAGTAGATGGGTTCAAGAAGTTTTGTGCAGACGATGCTGTATTGATGGAAGATGATTTGAATGGAATGTATAGAAAATAG
- a CDS encoding RagB/SusD family nutrient uptake outer membrane protein has translation MKSNKNIIFVMLSVLSVLVGCSEDFLDRPPQSSLVDAGFYNSDEQVLAGTAPLYSAVWKTYSDAANFKLGDIRGGTVFRQWNDRDAVEFNITAVSSANEQAYRSFFIVVGQSNLVINNVNTFAGEAVSDEIRNHALGEAHFMRATAYQHLVMNYGAVPIIENNLDHLDNPQLKRNTVESVWEFIQRDYEFAAANLTEQPLEEGRLTKWSALGMLARTHLTIAGLGATPGNRDQARLNLAMEYADSVITMSGKGLLTDYADLFRYPYDNNNESLFELQWVFSLAPNGYDAANTMVSQITYSNNIAANGDGWGGDLGASWWLLSLYDGLIVDDGATPGFTLDDRLKASFMLPGFTYPEITQTVTDDDGNVSEQDLVFEDPGDDADNSVASIKKYVVGKAVDVGGEADRQRYPNNTYMLRLSEVYLTYVEAALGNNASTTDAKAMSYFNAVHQRATHSEFPENGTDLLTWDVIFEERIKEFAMESMAWYDLVRLHYYDPNKAYSIINSQDRGFYAIHPNQWPDPTAWTFEKTSWREFSTATANSGNFLLPLPASEASQAPSLSEDPVPYDFTVE, from the coding sequence ATGAAAAGCAATAAAAATATAATATTCGTGATGCTGTCAGTACTCAGTGTACTGGTCGGTTGTTCGGAAGATTTCTTGGACAGACCGCCACAAAGCAGCTTGGTAGATGCGGGTTTTTACAACTCAGACGAGCAGGTGCTCGCAGGTACTGCACCCTTGTATAGTGCTGTATGGAAGACGTATTCGGATGCAGCCAATTTCAAGTTGGGAGATATTCGTGGCGGTACGGTCTTTCGCCAGTGGAACGACCGGGATGCGGTAGAGTTCAACATCACGGCGGTATCTTCGGCCAATGAACAGGCTTATCGCTCTTTTTTCATTGTCGTAGGACAGTCCAACCTCGTCATCAACAACGTCAACACCTTTGCAGGTGAGGCCGTCTCGGATGAGATTCGAAACCACGCACTAGGTGAAGCGCACTTTATGCGAGCCACCGCATACCAGCACTTGGTGATGAACTACGGTGCTGTGCCGATCATTGAAAACAATTTGGATCATTTGGACAACCCACAATTGAAGCGAAACACAGTCGAAAGTGTTTGGGAATTTATCCAAAGGGATTATGAGTTTGCGGCAGCCAATTTGACTGAGCAGCCCCTCGAAGAAGGTCGCTTGACCAAATGGTCGGCTTTAGGTATGTTGGCGCGTACACACTTGACAATTGCTGGCTTAGGAGCCACTCCGGGCAACAGGGATCAAGCGCGCCTCAATCTGGCCATGGAGTATGCGGACAGTGTGATCACGATGAGTGGAAAGGGACTATTGACGGATTATGCTGATTTGTTTCGTTATCCTTATGACAACAACAACGAATCATTGTTTGAGTTGCAGTGGGTGTTTTCGCTCGCTCCAAATGGATACGATGCGGCCAATACCATGGTCTCACAAATCACCTATAGCAACAACATCGCCGCAAACGGTGATGGTTGGGGAGGCGATTTGGGTGCTTCGTGGTGGTTGCTGAGCTTGTACGATGGGTTGATCGTAGACGATGGAGCTACACCGGGTTTTACCTTGGATGATCGATTGAAAGCCAGTTTCATGTTGCCAGGGTTTACTTATCCTGAGATTACACAGACGGTGACAGACGATGACGGCAATGTCAGCGAGCAGGATCTGGTATTCGAGGATCCAGGAGATGATGCCGACAATAGCGTAGCAAGTATCAAAAAGTACGTCGTAGGAAAAGCAGTAGATGTAGGAGGAGAGGCTGATCGTCAGCGCTATCCAAACAATACCTATATGCTGAGATTGTCAGAAGTGTATTTGACCTATGTCGAAGCAGCGCTGGGCAATAATGCGTCAACGACTGATGCCAAGGCCATGAGCTACTTCAATGCTGTGCATCAGCGAGCAACACACTCCGAATTTCCCGAAAACGGAACAGATCTATTGACCTGGGATGTGATCTTCGAAGAGAGAATCAAGGAGTTTGCGATGGAGAGTATGGCATGGTACGATTTGGTACGCTTGCACTATTATGACCCAAACAAGGCCTACAGCATCATCAATAGCCAAGACCGGGGATTCTATGCGATCCATCCCAACCAGTGGCCAGATCCTACAGCATGGACTTTCGAGAAGACTTCTTGGAGAGAGTTTAGTACGGCTACCGCCAATTCGGGTAACTTCTTGTTGCCACTGCCTGCTTCGGAAGCAAGTCAAGCACCAAGTCTAAGTGAGGACCCAGTGCCCTATGACTTTACTGTCGAATGA